One genomic region from Nilaparvata lugens isolate BPH chromosome 3, ASM1435652v1, whole genome shotgun sequence encodes:
- the LOC111055258 gene encoding uncharacterized protein LOC111055258, giving the protein MYFNIRLLVTFSTLGSILVLTNAVVEESEVTIGKINDILYDSYAEASVRLLGEAVLYDPNFKDFLGGKTVQQFHDDKKFYDIFQSQLDIYYVGYLFFNTYPLLKDSVTSFAADWVKQNPKNEDPADGYTVEFKKVLKKDATKNKDKINLVESFDSSPPPEDLNMIFEQVLKSRVSLAETKAAGPQKDNDYFDKLFAAVEAKKFENSLDKYTEWRRRLLADLENVQLLVRKLYASFSSLDAFEDEDEDYE; this is encoded by the coding sequence GTTCTGACAAATGCTGTAGTGGAAGAAAGCGAGGTAACGATAGGAAAGATAAACGACATTCTCTACGACTCATATGCGGAAGCCAGTGTACGTTTATTAGGTGAAGCAGTACTCTATGATCCCAACTTCAAAGATTTCCTGGGAGGCAAAACAGTCCAACAGTTTCACGACGACAAAAAGTTCTACGATATATTCCAGAGCCAACTCGACATCTACTACGTTGGCTATCTGTTTTTCAACACCTATCCGTTACTGAAAGACTCGGTGACCAGTTTCGCCGCAGATTGGGTCAAACAGAACCCTAAAAACGAAGACCCCGCTGACGGTTACACCGTCGAATTCAAAAAAGTGCTCAAAAAAGACGCAACAAAGAATAAGGACAAAATTAATTTGGTTGAGAGTTTTGATAGTAGCCCGCCGCCAGAAGATTTGAACATGATCTTTGAACAGGTGCTGAAATCCAGGGTGAGTTTGGCTGAAACGAAGGCAGCTGGTCCGCAAaaagataatgattattttgacAAACTGTTTGCTGCTGTCGAAgcaaagaaatttgaaaatagtctCGACAAGTACACAGAGTGGCGAAGAAGGCTGTTGGCAGATCTTGAAAATGTCCAGTTGTTGGTTAGAAAGCTGTATGCCAGTTTTAGTAGTTTGGATGCTTTTGAAGACGAGGATGAAGATTATGAATGA